The following coding sequences are from one Streptomyces sp. NBC_01232 window:
- a CDS encoding aminotransferase class I/II-fold pyridoxal phosphate-dependent enzyme, translating to MNASAAWDRLEPKLAYFRDRVRSLEYEPNRKNSFVAYTAERDSAYADQDGRRLLMMSGYSYLGLAGDERVVSAAKAAVDRYGTGNHGVRALAGTTPLHEELEAEVAKVAGRERALVFGSGYAANVGTVGAIVGPGDTVFIDKYDHASIVDGCKLSGATVTRFRHNDVTHLERRLAAAPDTGVRLVIVDSVYSMDGDIAPLVDLRKVCDAHNALLMVDEAHALGVIGATGKGIEEHFNYEAKVDIKLGTLSKAIPSMGGWVAGSAELVHHLRYAARPFLFSAALGGAQTGAALESLRIMQREPQRVQFIQRESARFRGILNQAGISTVDSETAVVPVIAGSDEAAYDLATACRKNGVIGLPVVTPAVPNDLARLRIAITAAHTTSDIDFAAEALITSARECRII from the coding sequence GTGAACGCATCCGCTGCCTGGGACCGCCTCGAGCCGAAGCTGGCCTACTTCCGCGACCGCGTCCGGTCCCTGGAGTACGAGCCCAACCGCAAGAACAGCTTCGTGGCCTACACGGCCGAGCGGGACTCCGCGTACGCGGACCAGGACGGCCGCCGCCTGCTGATGATGTCCGGCTACTCCTACCTCGGACTTGCCGGCGACGAGCGGGTCGTCTCCGCCGCCAAGGCCGCCGTCGACCGCTACGGCACCGGCAACCACGGCGTGCGCGCCCTGGCCGGAACCACCCCGCTGCACGAGGAACTGGAGGCCGAGGTCGCCAAGGTCGCCGGCCGCGAGCGGGCCCTGGTCTTCGGCTCCGGCTACGCCGCCAACGTCGGCACCGTCGGCGCCATCGTCGGACCCGGCGACACCGTCTTCATCGACAAGTACGACCACGCCAGCATCGTCGACGGCTGCAAGCTCTCCGGCGCCACCGTCACCCGCTTCCGCCACAACGACGTCACCCACCTCGAACGCCGCCTCGCCGCCGCCCCCGACACCGGCGTCCGCCTCGTCATCGTCGACAGCGTCTATTCCATGGACGGCGACATCGCCCCCCTGGTCGACCTGCGCAAGGTCTGCGACGCCCACAACGCACTCCTGATGGTCGACGAGGCCCACGCCCTCGGCGTCATCGGCGCCACCGGCAAAGGCATCGAGGAGCACTTCAACTACGAGGCCAAGGTCGACATCAAGCTCGGCACCCTCTCCAAGGCCATCCCCTCCATGGGCGGATGGGTCGCCGGCTCCGCCGAACTCGTCCACCACCTGCGCTACGCCGCCCGCCCCTTCCTCTTCTCCGCCGCCCTCGGCGGAGCACAGACCGGCGCCGCCCTGGAATCCCTGCGCATCATGCAGCGCGAGCCCCAGCGCGTGCAGTTCATCCAGCGCGAATCCGCACGCTTCCGCGGCATCCTCAACCAGGCCGGCATCAGCACCGTCGACAGCGAGACCGCCGTCGTCCCGGTCATCGCCGGCTCCGACGAGGCCGCCTACGACCTCGCCACCGCCTGCCGCAAGAACGGCGTGATCGGACTCCCCGTCGTCACCCCGGCCGTCCCCAACGACCTGGCCCGGCTGCGCATCGCCATCACCGCCGCCCACACCACCTCCGACATCGACTTCGCCGCCGAGGCCCTCATCACCTCCGCCCGCGAGTGCCGCATCATCTGA
- a CDS encoding beta-ketoacyl-[acyl-carrier-protein] synthase family protein — protein MPSPSRGSTAQPPVAITGMGVVTPGGCTPDELWHTLRAGRSTAAALTHIDLSRHRVRIGCRVRGLDSLAGLVPAKDARRMDPFAHYGTAAALAAHRDAGSPAAEAGRTAIVVGNAVGGRATSDLESAHFTEGGPARVNPLMPLMTMPNAAAAQIAIRLGWTGPALTVANTCASGADAIGHALMLLQTGRADLVIAGGTEHTLTPVTLAGFGNLSAVSFRNDDPEHASRPFDKDRDGFVMGEGAGFVVLERLEDAQARGAKTYGLVAGYAATADAHHLAMPLPDGAGAAAAMAGAIADAGLEPADIVHVNAHGTSTPYNDRSEAAALTKVFGTAQPPVTAPKSVIGHLIGAAGAVELIATVQAMRHCEVPPTANHEQQEPGMDIDVVHGAPRTVRPGPAITNSFGFGGHNSSVVVTPV, from the coding sequence ATGCCTTCACCGTCCAGGGGCAGTACCGCGCAGCCGCCCGTAGCCATCACCGGCATGGGCGTGGTCACCCCCGGCGGGTGCACCCCGGACGAGCTGTGGCACACACTGCGCGCCGGCCGCTCCACCGCCGCCGCCCTCACCCACATCGACCTCAGCCGCCACCGGGTACGCATCGGCTGCCGGGTCCGCGGCCTCGACTCCCTCGCCGGGCTCGTCCCGGCCAAGGACGCCCGCCGCATGGACCCCTTCGCCCACTACGGCACCGCCGCCGCCCTCGCCGCCCACCGCGACGCCGGATCACCCGCCGCCGAAGCCGGCCGCACCGCCATCGTCGTCGGCAACGCCGTCGGCGGACGCGCCACCAGCGACCTGGAATCCGCCCACTTCACCGAAGGCGGACCGGCCCGCGTCAACCCGCTCATGCCGCTCATGACGATGCCCAACGCGGCCGCCGCCCAGATAGCCATCCGCCTCGGCTGGACCGGCCCCGCCCTGACCGTCGCCAACACCTGCGCCAGCGGCGCCGACGCCATCGGCCACGCCCTGATGCTGCTCCAGACCGGCCGCGCCGACCTGGTCATCGCCGGCGGCACCGAACACACCCTCACCCCCGTCACCCTCGCCGGCTTCGGCAACCTCAGCGCCGTCTCCTTCCGCAACGACGACCCCGAACACGCCTCCCGGCCCTTCGACAAGGACCGCGACGGCTTCGTCATGGGGGAGGGAGCAGGCTTCGTCGTCCTGGAACGCCTCGAGGACGCGCAAGCACGCGGCGCGAAGACCTACGGCCTCGTCGCCGGGTACGCCGCCACCGCCGACGCCCACCACCTCGCGATGCCCCTGCCCGACGGCGCGGGCGCCGCGGCCGCCATGGCCGGCGCCATCGCCGACGCCGGCCTCGAACCCGCCGACATCGTGCACGTCAACGCGCACGGCACCTCCACCCCCTACAACGACCGGTCCGAGGCCGCCGCCCTCACCAAGGTGTTCGGCACCGCCCAGCCGCCCGTCACCGCACCCAAGTCGGTCATCGGCCACCTCATCGGCGCCGCCGGCGCCGTCGAGCTCATCGCCACCGTGCAGGCCATGCGCCACTGCGAGGTGCCGCCCACCGCCAACCACGAACAGCAGGAGCCAGGAATGGACATCGACGTCGTGCACGGCGCACCCCGCACCGTGCGCCCCGGACCCGCGATCACGAACTCCTTCGGATTCGGCGGCCACAACTCCTCCGTGGTGGTGACGCCGGTATGA
- a CDS encoding MaoC/PaaZ C-terminal domain-containing protein, which yields MTTLSLPSPVRTLTVTEPEITDYRGAARRGLPTARPGQASPVHTFVLAHTVAEQTVAALTAAEPGPVAVVHLGQDIRTLRPVRPGEQVTVALDVLGIRKEPRGARIALRVRLTGEDGPEPFAELVISALLVGASTLEPFGDITAGAPAPAPLGAGEPHSAVHHLTTDWITTYAHASGDLNPIHLDEDAARSAGFDTVIAHGMSVVALAVEEATDRFAAGDSARVRGLGCRFSAPVPPGIPLEITLQPDADARVVRFTCKTPGGAAVKSGWIEFAAPQEGGPR from the coding sequence ATGACGACCCTCTCGCTCCCCTCCCCGGTCCGCACGCTCACCGTCACCGAACCCGAGATCACCGACTACCGCGGCGCCGCCCGCCGGGGCCTGCCCACCGCCCGCCCCGGCCAGGCCTCGCCCGTCCACACCTTCGTCCTCGCCCACACCGTCGCCGAACAGACCGTCGCCGCACTGACCGCGGCCGAACCCGGCCCCGTCGCCGTGGTCCACCTCGGCCAGGACATCCGCACCCTGCGCCCGGTCCGCCCCGGCGAGCAGGTCACCGTCGCCCTGGACGTGCTCGGCATCCGCAAGGAACCGCGCGGCGCCCGCATCGCCCTGCGCGTCCGGCTGACCGGCGAGGACGGACCGGAGCCCTTCGCCGAACTGGTCATCTCCGCCCTCCTGGTCGGCGCGAGCACACTGGAGCCCTTCGGCGACATCACCGCGGGCGCCCCCGCCCCCGCCCCGCTGGGAGCCGGCGAACCCCACAGCGCCGTCCACCACCTGACCACCGACTGGATCACCACCTACGCCCACGCCTCCGGCGACCTCAACCCCATCCACCTCGACGAGGACGCCGCCCGCTCGGCCGGCTTCGACACCGTCATCGCCCACGGCATGAGCGTCGTCGCCCTCGCCGTGGAGGAGGCCACCGACCGCTTCGCCGCCGGCGACTCCGCCCGCGTCCGCGGCCTGGGCTGCCGCTTCTCCGCCCCCGTACCCCCCGGAATCCCGCTGGAGATCACCCTCCAGCCCGACGCCGACGCCCGCGTCGTCCGCTTCACCTGCAAGACCCCGGGGGGCGCCGCCGTGAAGTCCGGCTGGATCGAGTTCGCCGCCCCCCAGGAAGGAGGCCCACGATGA
- a CDS encoding AMP-binding protein, protein MTAPRTPRTAAAQEQTPDTVELGLLGGFLTQVRDRPHATALLFNGQETTYRELYDLAGRERDRLALLDLAPAEPVGVLADKSPATVALVLACLLARRPLLLPSPALADTLLADLFAQAGCARVLAPGGESARVAPNPEVTARPLPADEAAEVALMLTTSGSTSLPKIVPLGLDAIDRFTRWAGHTFGIGPGRTVLNYAPLNFDLCLLDVWTTLARGGRVVLVDPALAAHGRHLRDLVLTHGVDIVQAVPMAFGLLQDAAAKTGDTFPGVEHVMFTGDAIPDRTLAALPQLFPHARIHNIYGCTETNDSFIHELGPAPTAAAPAAPVPIGRPLPGVRALIIDPDTHTPVEGPGSGELFVSTPFQTRGYLDRTRHTDKFTGHPLGLDDRRWFRTGDLVRRDAAGTLHLTGRTDFQVKVRGVAVNTAEIERVLQEHPAVLEAGVAALPDPIAGKRLVAAVRRAPGSTLTGLQLRTHCARHLPRAAVPHQLTVTEAPLPKTATGKVDRKALDRLEQPSPTTAPVATPLAEGIPS, encoded by the coding sequence ATGACCGCACCCCGTACCCCGCGCACCGCCGCAGCACAGGAACAGACCCCGGACACCGTCGAACTCGGCCTCCTCGGAGGGTTCCTGACCCAGGTCCGCGACCGCCCCCACGCCACCGCGCTCCTCTTCAACGGGCAGGAGACCACCTACCGCGAGCTGTACGACCTCGCCGGCCGCGAACGCGACCGCCTCGCCCTCCTGGACCTCGCCCCCGCGGAACCGGTCGGCGTCCTCGCCGACAAGTCACCCGCCACGGTGGCCCTCGTCCTCGCCTGCCTCCTGGCCCGCCGGCCGCTGCTCCTGCCGTCCCCGGCCCTCGCCGACACCCTCCTGGCCGACCTCTTCGCCCAGGCCGGCTGCGCCCGGGTCCTGGCCCCCGGCGGCGAGAGCGCCCGCGTCGCACCCAACCCCGAGGTCACCGCCCGGCCGCTGCCCGCCGACGAGGCCGCCGAGGTGGCCCTCATGCTCACCACCTCCGGCTCCACCAGCCTCCCCAAGATCGTCCCGCTCGGCCTGGACGCCATCGACCGGTTCACCCGCTGGGCCGGCCACACCTTCGGCATCGGACCCGGCCGCACCGTCCTCAACTACGCCCCCCTCAACTTCGACCTCTGCCTCCTCGACGTATGGACCACCCTCGCCCGCGGCGGACGCGTCGTCCTCGTCGACCCGGCCCTGGCCGCCCACGGACGCCACCTGCGCGACCTGGTCCTCACCCACGGCGTCGACATCGTCCAGGCCGTCCCGATGGCCTTCGGCCTCCTCCAGGACGCGGCCGCCAAGACCGGCGACACCTTCCCCGGCGTCGAGCACGTCATGTTCACCGGCGACGCCATCCCCGACCGCACCCTCGCCGCCCTGCCCCAGCTCTTCCCCCACGCCCGCATCCACAACATCTACGGCTGCACCGAGACCAACGACAGCTTCATCCACGAACTCGGACCCGCCCCGACCGCCGCCGCACCCGCCGCGCCCGTCCCCATCGGCCGCCCACTGCCCGGCGTACGCGCCCTGATCATCGACCCCGACACCCACACCCCCGTCGAAGGCCCCGGCAGCGGAGAACTCTTCGTCTCCACGCCCTTCCAGACCCGCGGCTACCTCGACCGCACCCGCCACACCGACAAGTTCACCGGCCACCCCCTCGGCCTCGACGACCGCCGCTGGTTCCGCACCGGCGACCTCGTACGCCGCGACGCCGCCGGCACCCTGCACCTGACCGGACGCACCGACTTCCAGGTCAAGGTCCGCGGCGTCGCCGTCAACACCGCCGAGATCGAACGGGTCCTGCAGGAACACCCCGCAGTCCTGGAAGCCGGCGTCGCAGCCCTGCCCGACCCGATCGCCGGCAAAAGACTCGTCGCCGCCGTCCGCCGCGCCCCCGGCTCCACCCTGACCGGCCTGCAACTGCGCACCCACTGCGCCCGGCACCTGCCCAGAGCCGCCGTACCCCACCAACTCACCGTCACCGAGGCCCCGTTGCCCAAGACGGCCACCGGCAAGGTCGACCGCAAGGCACTCGACCGCCTCGAACAGCCCAGCCCCACCACCGCACCCGTAGCCACACCTCTCGCCGAAGGAATCCCGTCATGA
- a CDS encoding phosphopantetheine-binding protein, with protein sequence MSNVDTIKNFVITEFLPGTAAGELAADHDLLNDGVIDSLGVLKLIAWVEDRFELAIGDADLDPNNFRSVEAIDTFITESRRTAAA encoded by the coding sequence ATGAGCAACGTCGACACCATCAAGAACTTCGTCATCACCGAGTTCCTCCCGGGCACCGCCGCCGGCGAACTCGCCGCCGACCACGACCTGCTCAACGACGGGGTCATCGACAGCCTGGGCGTCCTCAAGCTCATCGCCTGGGTCGAGGACCGCTTCGAGCTCGCCATCGGCGACGCCGACCTGGACCCCAACAACTTCCGCAGCGTCGAGGCGATCGACACCTTCATCACCGAGTCCCGCCGCACCGCCGCCGCCTGA